The region TTTTCGACAAACAACCGCGCTGCGGGATGACGGACAAGCTGGCCGGCGAGCACGCTCATCAGGACCGCCGCCATCATGGCGGCTGCAAAACAGCTCAGAACAAACATTGGCTTCAGATCGGCAAAGAGCGGCGTCATGATGCTGACGCTGTCGCTGCTGTTGGCCAGAAGAACCAGGGCGAAACCGCCATAGGCAGCGAATGTCATTTGGCTTGGCGTTTTGTCCTGTATGCCGCTTGCGCCGCCGCCCCGCCCCCGCATCAAAAGGATAAGTTGATAGGCGCCCAAAGTCATAGGCACGAGACCCAAGTAACGCAGATCTACGGTTGGCAGAGTATCGGCGGCACGCGCCAATGCGAGACTGACAAAAAGCACCGTCAAACAGACGAAAACAAAGGTCAACTTGACAAAAAGGGGCTTGGTGCCGGGCTTCACGCCATAGGCCGAGAGAAGAATGAGATTGTCCAAATTGGTCGAGACATAGGAGACGGCCGCCAGACTCGCAATGCTCAGCGCCTCAATCAACACATAGGTGGAAACCGGAGCACTCAAGACATCGTCCAAGAAAACCGCCTCGTGAAACCATTCATCCAATAGGACCAAATTTGTGAGCGTTCGCACACGCCTGAAGGCAGATTCAAGGATGCAGGCTTGTAAGGTTTTCAGCTTCAATCGTACCAAAACGTTTCACGTGAAACAATTTGGTACGATTGCAAGAGCTCAAAACCTCACGGGCTAAGCGCATCTTGCCTTTCGGGTCCCGATGGCCCGTCAATGTCACGGACCGATCCAAACCTCCCCCTTGGAACTCTTCAGCCGTATCCGCGCAAAACTGCAACGGCCCTTGCCTTTTTGAAAAGCGCTGACCGCGATGAGCCATACCGCGACGATGCGCTTGGGCAGCTCCCCGCCAATCGCCCGTTCGTAATCATCGAGAATGGTCTGTTTTTCTTCGAGCCATGCACCCAGCTTGGCCAAATCGGAGCGCACCACTTGATGCGTCTCCCGCTTGTCCCACCATGGCAACGGACATTGAAACACCTTGCCCTCCGGCAGGGCGGCGCTCCACATATAGGTGAGATCGCGGCCATTATCGAATTCCACCGCGATCGAGAAATAATCATGCGTCGGCAGCGAGTCCTCGCGCACTTTCGAGGGCAATTCATCCGCCCGCCATGCCCAGGCAAGCTGCGTCGAGCGATCGAGCACGGCATCGACCGGATACTGCAGGATGCCGACGTCGCGCGCCGTTTGACAGCAAATCCGCGGCGGTTGCTGGTCTCCCGAGTCGGCCCGGAAAATCTGACTTTCGCCAAGGCGCCATAGATGCCGCCAGCCGGGAACCGGCGGGACTCGCACATTGAGCCTTGCAATCTCGCGGGCCGCGAAGCCGCTCTCGTCCGCGCCCCGCAGCTTTGCCAATCCCTCCCTTGCAGAGGCAGACCAAACCAGCACCGCGACGGTCAACGCCCCGCTCGCTCCCGTATGGGGATAGCCGGGTTCAAAGAGGCCGGTCTCGTCGAGCCATTCGCCCGGCGGCTTGGCGATCAGCATCAAGCGTCCCGCGCGTTCTGCCTTGAAGCTGGTTGTCGTGCTGATCGACTTCGCGATGGTCCCCTCGCCAATGCGATACCAGAGGGCCATACCGGCATCGAAACCGATGCCGAGTTCCTTCGCGAGCCAGACTACGCCCACTGAAAACAGGCTCGCCTCCTCGCCCTCCCGCAGATCAACGCCCGTGTCGATCCAGCCAGACGAGGCCGCCAGCACCGCCACAATCGCGTGTTGGCGTAGGTGAGGCACGTTCGCCTCGATGGCTTTGGCCCAGGCGTCGCGTGCGGCGGCGGGATCGGGTTCGGCATGCCTTTGGAAGCCCAAAATTTCCTCCTGTCGATGCCCGGGCCACCCCCGGACTTCAGGCACTCCATACGCGGCCAGGCAGTTCCGTTCAAGCCGTTCCCGATCCGGCACGGCCGCTGGGGCGCGCATGCCGTTTACAAATTGTTTACCTTAAGTTGGGATGTCTGCTTGAGCGGCCCAAACCGCGCCGCACTGATGGGGCAACCCCATTGGTACTGGATTGCCCGTCCCGATCGTTTCGATTGCTCCCGCACAAGAAGCCGAATGATCACGCTTTATCATCATCCCCTTTGCCCGCAGTCGCGTTTCGTCCGCCTGCTCCTCGGTGAATATGCGATCACCCCGGAACTCATCGAGGAAAAGCCCTACGAGCGCCGGCGGGATTTCCTGCTCCTTGATCCGTCCGGGCAGACGCCGGTTCTGGTGGAACCCTCGGGACTGGTCCTTTCGGGCCCTGGCCCGATCGCCGAATATTTCGACGAGACGCGGGGCCTCGCCTTGGGCCGGGGCCGGCTTTTGCCGGACGATCCCGCCTCGCGCGCCGAGGTGCGCCGCGTGTCCGACTGGTTTTGCCAAAAATTCTTCCAGGAAGTGACCAATTGGCTCGTCACGGAAAAGGTCTATAAGCGGTTCATGCCGCGCGAGCAGGGCGGCGGCGGGCCGGACATGGAACTCGTGCGTGCCGCGCGGTCCAATATCCGCACCCACCTGCGCTATATCGGCTATTTGGCGAGCCACCGGAATTGGCTCGCCGGGGACCGGCTATCGCATGCCGATCTTGCCGCCGCGGCGCAGCTCTCCTGCGTGGATTTCCTGGGCGATGTGCCATGGGACGAGAACGAGACGGCAAAGACCTGGTACGCACGGATAAAATCACGGCCAGCCTTCCGCTCCCTGCTGGCCGACCGGCTGCCGGGGATTTCTCCGAGCCCGGTTTACGCGGATCTCGATTTTTAGACGCGGATTTCACAAGCCGGCTGCGGGAAAAAGCACAAAATCTCGGCTTCGACATCTGCCGCATCACTCATCCAGGCGCCATTCCGCAAGCGCCGCAACAGCTTGCCGCTTGGCTTGCCTCCGGCGCGGCAGGAGAGATGGACTGGCTGTCATCCAAGCAACAGCGGCGATCCGATCCGCGTACGCTTTGGCCAGAAAGTAAGAGCATTATCCTGCTCGGTATGAACTACGGCCCAAACGCCGATCCGCTGGCCGGGCTGGCACAAAAGTCCGCCGCGAATATCTCCGTTTACGCGCGCCATCGCGACTATCACGACCTCATCAAGGGCCGTCTGAAACTGCTCGGCGCGTGGCTCGCGGCGGAGGCTAAGGGGGCCGAACTCAAGGTTTTTGTCGATACCGCGCCGGTCATGGAAAAGCCGCTGGCCCAAGCGGCAGGCCTCGGCTGGGCCGGCAAGCACTCCAATCTCGTGTCGCGGGACTTTGGCTCCTGGCTGTTTCTGGGCTCGATTTTCACCAATTTGCCGCTCCCGCCCGACTCCCCGGAAACCGATCATTGCGGCACGTGCCAGGCCTGCCTCGATATTTGTCCGACAAAAGCCTTTTCGCGCCCCTATGTCCTCGATGCGCGCCGCTGCATTTCCTATCTGACGATTGAGCATAAGGGACATATCGGCCGCGAATTCCGGCAGCTTATCGGCAACCGCGTTTTCGGCTGTGACGACTGTCTCGCCGTCTGTCCTTGGAACAAATATGCGGTTTTGGCGCGGGAAACCAAGCTGCAAGCGCGCGAAGACCTGTGCGCGCCATCGCTCGCCAGCTTGCTGCGCCTTGACGATGCCGCCTTTCGGGTTCTTTTTGCGGGAAGTCCGGTCAAACGAATCGGTTTTTTCCGTTTCACCCGCAACGTCTTGATCGCGGCGGGCAATAGCGGCGATCCGGCGCTCATTCCGCTGATCGCGGCGAAGCTCGAAAGCGCTTCGGCGCTTGTGCGGGCGATGGCGGTCTGGGCGCTGGCCCGGCTCGTCGAGGCCAGCAGTTTCGGCGAATTTGAACGGCGCTGGCGCCCCGCCGAAACGGATGCCGCCGTCGAAGCCGAATGGGCGGCGGAGAGTGGCGGGCGGACTCTGTCAGCGGGTGCGAACGACGTGAACCAAGGCCATCCTTCATGAAGCTTTTCGCATTCGGTCTTGGCTATTGCGCACGCTACTTCATCGCCCGCTCGGGACATTCCTTCGATGCCATCGCGGGCACCGTGCGCGGTCCAGCGAAAGCCGGGGAGCTGGCGAGCGAACAGATTGAAACATTCGTGTTCGGGCCCGAACATGAAGATCCCGCCATCGCGGAGCGGGTCGCGGGCGCCGATGTAATCCTCGTCTCGATTCCGCCGGGCGCCTCGGCTGATCCCGTGCTCGCACGGTTTGGCCACCGCATCGCTTCGTCCAGACGCCCGCAAACGATCATCTATCTCTCGACCATCGGCGTCTATGGCGACCGGCACGGCGAATGGGTCGATGAAAGCATGACCCCGGCGCCCCTTTCCGAGCGCTCGGTGACGCGGGTGCAGGCCGAAAGATCCTGGACCGCGCTCGGCAAGGCACAAGGCAAGAAAGTCTATATTCTACGGCTTGCGGGAATCTACGGCCCCGGCCGCAACGTTCTCCTCAATTTGAAGGCGGGCACTGCCAAGCGCGTCGTCAAGCGCGGTCAGGTTTTTAACCGCATCCATGTCGAGGACATAAGGCGGGTGATCGACGCCGTGGTGGCGCATGACGGTCCCGGCGATATTTATAATGTCAGCGATGACGCTCCGGCGCCGCCTCAGGATGTGATCACCTACGCGGCGATGTTGATGAGCATCGATCCGCCGCCCGCGCAAGATCTCGAAACAGCGGATCTCTCCCCAATGGCGCGGAGTTTTTACGCGGAGAACAAACGC is a window of Methylocapsa sp. D3K7 DNA encoding:
- a CDS encoding cadmium resistance transporter encodes the protein MDDVLSAPVSTYVLIEALSIASLAAVSYVSTNLDNLILLSAYGVKPGTKPLFVKLTFVFVCLTVLFVSLALARAADTLPTVDLRYLGLVPMTLGAYQLILLMRGRGGGASGIQDKTPSQMTFAAYGGFALVLLANSSDSVSIMTPLFADLKPMFVLSCFAAAMMAAVLMSVLAGQLVRHPAARLFVEKIGQWVLPFLLIGIGLLIFLDKPADIFLDQ
- a CDS encoding DUF3047 domain-containing protein, encoding MGFQRHAEPDPAAARDAWAKAIEANVPHLRQHAIVAVLAASSGWIDTGVDLREGEEASLFSVGVVWLAKELGIGFDAGMALWYRIGEGTIAKSISTTTSFKAERAGRLMLIAKPPGEWLDETGLFEPGYPHTGASGALTVAVLVWSASAREGLAKLRGADESGFAAREIARLNVRVPPVPGWRHLWRLGESQIFRADSGDQQPPRICCQTARDVGILQYPVDAVLDRSTQLAWAWRADELPSKVREDSLPTHDYFSIAVEFDNGRDLTYMWSAALPEGKVFQCPLPWWDKRETHQVVRSDLAKLGAWLEEKQTILDDYERAIGGELPKRIVAVWLIAVSAFQKGKGRCSFARIRLKSSKGEVWIGP
- a CDS encoding glutathione S-transferase family protein codes for the protein MITLYHHPLCPQSRFVRLLLGEYAITPELIEEKPYERRRDFLLLDPSGQTPVLVEPSGLVLSGPGPIAEYFDETRGLALGRGRLLPDDPASRAEVRRVSDWFCQKFFQEVTNWLVTEKVYKRFMPREQGGGGPDMELVRAARSNIRTHLRYIGYLASHRNWLAGDRLSHADLAAAAQLSCVDFLGDVPWDENETAKTWYARIKSRPAFRSLLADRLPGISPSPVYADLDF
- the queG gene encoding tRNA epoxyqueuosine(34) reductase QueG; this encodes MPQAPQQLAAWLASGAAGEMDWLSSKQQRRSDPRTLWPESKSIILLGMNYGPNADPLAGLAQKSAANISVYARHRDYHDLIKGRLKLLGAWLAAEAKGAELKVFVDTAPVMEKPLAQAAGLGWAGKHSNLVSRDFGSWLFLGSIFTNLPLPPDSPETDHCGTCQACLDICPTKAFSRPYVLDARRCISYLTIEHKGHIGREFRQLIGNRVFGCDDCLAVCPWNKYAVLARETKLQAREDLCAPSLASLLRLDDAAFRVLFAGSPVKRIGFFRFTRNVLIAAGNSGDPALIPLIAAKLESASALVRAMAVWALARLVEASSFGEFERRWRPAETDAAVEAEWAAESGGRTLSAGANDVNQGHPS
- a CDS encoding SDR family oxidoreductase, whose amino-acid sequence is MKLFAFGLGYCARYFIARSGHSFDAIAGTVRGPAKAGELASEQIETFVFGPEHEDPAIAERVAGADVILVSIPPGASADPVLARFGHRIASSRRPQTIIYLSTIGVYGDRHGEWVDESMTPAPLSERSVTRVQAERSWTALGKAQGKKVYILRLAGIYGPGRNVLLNLKAGTAKRVVKRGQVFNRIHVEDIRRVIDAVVAHDGPGDIYNVSDDAPAPPQDVITYAAMLMSIDPPPAQDLETADLSPMARSFYAENKRASNRKLKDDFGMRLTYTTYRVGLEALWEAGEGRSAEEG